GGCTGACCAGTCGCGAGGCGGCCTTCCGCAGCGTCGTGCGCGACACCCCCGTCGGCATGGCGCTGTTCGACGACGATGCCCGCTTCTGCGAGGTCAACGCGGCCTTCTGCGACTTCGTCGGGCTGCGGCCGGCCCAGCTGCTCGGCCGCCGCATCGCGCCGCTCATCCACCCCGCCGATGCCGCCCGCAACGCGGTGCTGTCGGCGCGCGTGCGCGCGGGTGAGCGGGCCGACCGTGTGGAGCTGCGCCACGTCCGGTCCGACGGGGCGACCGTCTGGGGCCGGGTCAGCCTCGCCAGGCTCACCGAGCCGGACGGCACCCACCGGGTCCTCGCCCATGTGGAGGACGTCACCGAGCGGCGGGCCGCCGAGGAGGCGCTGCGCTTCCGTGCCGAGCACGACGAGCTCACCGGTCTCCCGGGTCGCGCGGTCCTGCTGCGCGGGCTCGTCGCCGCACTGGAGGGCGCGGGCACGGTGGCGGTGCTGTTCGCCGACGTGGACCACTTCAAGCTGGTCAACGACTCGCTGGGTCATGCCGCGGGGGACCAGCTGCTCGTGCACGTCGCACGGCAGCTGGTCGAGACCGCCGGGGATCAGCACCTCGTCGGTCGTCTCAGCGGAGACGAGTTCGTGCTCGTGCTCCAGGGGCTGTCGGGGATCTGTGACGCCATCGGCATCGCCGACCGGCTCCGCTCGGCCGTCAAGGCCCCTGTCGTCGTCCACGGGCGCACCCTGACCCCGTCGGTCTCGATCGGCATCGCCGTGGGCCTGCCCGGCAGCGAGGCATCGACCCTGCTCGCCCATGCCGACGCCGCTCTCTACCGCGCCAAGGAGCGCGGTCGCGGGGGATGGGCGGTGTACGACGACCAGCTGCGCGCCGAGGCGAGCGCCCAGCTGGCGCTGCGCTCCGAGCTGTCGGGAGCCCTTGCCCGGCAGGAGTTCCGGCTGCACTACCAGCCCATCGTGGCGCTGGGCACCGGCGAGGTGCTCGGCCACGAGGCGCTGCTGCGCTGGGAGCACCCGCACCGGGGCGTGCTGTCGCCGGCTGCCTTCCTCGCGGCGCTCGAGGACAGCGATGCCGAGGACGGTGTCGCGCACTGGGTCCTGGAGCGGGCCTGCGCCGACGCGGCCGGGTGGCACGCGGTCGGTGGGGTGCATCCCTTCGTCTCGCTGAACGTCCCGGCGAGCCAGCTCAGCCGACCTGACTTCGGGCACCTCATCACCAGTGCACTGCGCCGTCACGGTCTCGACCCCCAGCGGCTGTGGATCGAGATCACCGAGGACCGACTCGTCGCCGACGACCACCAGGTCCGCGGCCTGCAGCTGCTGAGGGCGGAGGGCGTGCACGTCGGGATCGACGACTTCGGCACGGGCTACGCCGGGCTGGCCTACCTGCAGCGGCTGCCCGCCGACGTCGTGAAGATCGACAAGGTCTTCGTCCAGAGCATCACCGACGACCTGGTCACGGCCACGATCGTGCGCAGCGTCGTGGAGCTGTCCAGGGTGCTCGGTCTCACCGTCGTGGGCGAGGGCATCGAGACCGCCGAGCAGGCACGGGCTCTGGCCGATCTCGGTGTGCACCTCGGTCAGGGCTTCCTGTTCGGTCGCGCCCGCTCGCTCTCGGCCGCTCCCGACGCGGTGCCGCAACCGCGCTCGGAGGTCGCGGCCGGCGCGCTCGACCTGCGGCCGGCCTAGTAGCTAGGGGTCGGTGCGGCGCTGGCCGACGAGCAGCG
This genomic interval from Mycobacteriales bacterium contains the following:
- a CDS encoding EAL domain-containing protein, with the protein product MSRSEHEDAVAVLLDLQRRTRGGVELQQVFDAVVQAVTESLGFGAAVLSVREVDGFRVVAASGPPDVEATLLGTLRTEEEWDAVLAQTRPRGLLRMVHEEERTVLDELADVWVPVFEPLDHPDAWRPLDALFALLRDSRGRLLGVLSVDLPADGLRPTSARCDLIELFAVHTAAAVEHARLTHRLTSREAAFRSVVRDTPVGMALFDDDARFCEVNAAFCDFVGLRPAQLLGRRIAPLIHPADAARNAVLSARVRAGERADRVELRHVRSDGATVWGRVSLARLTEPDGTHRVLAHVEDVTERRAAEEALRFRAEHDELTGLPGRAVLLRGLVAALEGAGTVAVLFADVDHFKLVNDSLGHAAGDQLLVHVARQLVETAGDQHLVGRLSGDEFVLVLQGLSGICDAIGIADRLRSAVKAPVVVHGRTLTPSVSIGIAVGLPGSEASTLLAHADAALYRAKERGRGGWAVYDDQLRAEASAQLALRSELSGALARQEFRLHYQPIVALGTGEVLGHEALLRWEHPHRGVLSPAAFLAALEDSDAEDGVAHWVLERACADAAGWHAVGGVHPFVSLNVPASQLSRPDFGHLITSALRRHGLDPQRLWIEITEDRLVADDHQVRGLQLLRAEGVHVGIDDFGTGYAGLAYLQRLPADVVKIDKVFVQSITDDLVTATIVRSVVELSRVLGLTVVGEGIETAEQARALADLGVHLGQGFLFGRARSLSAAPDAVPQPRSEVAAGALDLRPA